A stretch of Henckelia pumila isolate YLH828 chromosome 4, ASM3356847v2, whole genome shotgun sequence DNA encodes these proteins:
- the LOC140860205 gene encoding probable magnesium transporter NIPA4 has translation MAASDMSLAAAAADSYKGMSSDNIKGLVLGLSSSFFIGASFIVKKKGLKKAGASGVRAGVGGYSYLYEPLWWTGMITMIVGEIANFAAYAFAPAILVTPLGALSIIISAVLAHIILRERLHIFGILGCVLCVVGSTTIVLHAPQEREIESVKEVWDLATEPAFLFYASLVMAIVLVLVFHYIPEYGQTHIMFYIGVCSLVGSLSVMSVKALGIALKLTLSGMNQLIYPQTWAFAIVVGACVVTQMNYLNKALDTFNTAVVSPIYYVMFTSLTILASVIMFKDWDRQNPTQIVTEMCGFVTILSGTFLLHKTKDMADGSLSMSMKLPRYADDEDGFGTEGIPLRRQESSRT, from the exons ATGGCAGCTTCGGATATGAGTTTGGCTGCTGCGGCGGCAGATTCGTATAAGGGGATGTCGTCTGATAATATAAAAGGGCTAGTTTTAGGTTTGTCATCCAGCTTCTTCATTGGGGCGAGCTTCATTGTTAAGAAAAAGGGGCTAAAGAAAGCAGGTGCTTCCGGCGTCAGGGCTG GAGTTGGAGGCTATTCGTATTTATATGAACCTTTATGGTGGACAGGCATGATAACAA TGATTGTTGGAGAAATCGCAAATTTTGCGGCTTATGCCTTTGCACCAGCAATTCTGGTGACTCCTCTTGGAGCTCTCAGCATTATTATCAG TGCTGTACTTGCGCACATTATTTTGCGGGAGAGACTGCATATTTTTGGTATTCTTGGCTGTGTTTTGTGTGTTGTGGGCTCGACAACTATTGTCTTGCATGCTCCACAAGAACGTGAGATTGAATCTGTGAAAGAAGTTTGGGATCTTGCCACTGAGCCAG CTTTTCTCTTCTATGCATCTCTGGTGATGGCAATTGTCCTCGTACTAGTATTTCATTATATTCCAGAATATGGACAGACACATATAATGTTTTACATAGGTGTTTGTTCCCTGGTTGGCTCCTTGTCG GTCATGAGCGTAAAAGCACTAGGAATTGCATTGAAGTTGACATTATCAGGAATGAATCAGCTAATATATCCCCAGACGTGGGCCTTCGCTATAGTTGTTGGTGCTTGTGTGGTTACtcaaatgaattacttgaataag GCACTCGACACGTTCAACACTGCTGTAGTTTCACCTATTTACTATGTCATGTTCACATCCTTAACTATATTGGCAAGTGTGATCATGTTCAAG GACTGGGACAGGCAGAATCCAACCCAGATTGTTACAGAAATGTGTGGCTTTGTGACTATTCTTTCAGGAAcatttcttcttcacaaaacaAAAGACATGGCCGACG GTTCTTTATCTATGAGCATGAAACTTCCGAGATACGCTGACGATGAGGATGGTTTTGGTACAGAAGGCATTCCCCTACGGCGCCAGGAATCATCAAGAACATGA